TCTGACTGATGATTGCATGTAGCTGACATAAACACTGGATCCAGTGCTAGAGGGATAAGTCAGACATCTAGTGTTAAATTAAAAGGTAAGCCAGCCATATCCGTCTTGATCATCTGTGTGGCAATCTGACCGTAAAATCCTTTGatcctttttatttaaaaaaaaaatccaactgtGAAAATCATCATGAAAGGTTGTGATAACAGGATGTTTCAGGTGAGCGGTCGGATGAAGCAGAGCCAGTTCAGCTTCTGAAGAATTTGCTGACATGAAAGCTGTGAGGTGAGCCAGTTATCTTACTTTTATCATACCAGTCGTTaggtttgtttgttctatttgtaTTCAAATTTCATTGAAATGTGCAGTTGTTTAGACATTACTGACCCCGTGCTGTGATTGGACAAGAAAAAAGGTAAGTTCTCATAATCTTTTTTTAGTGATTTCTGTTAAAAATCTgtgttattaatttttttttttttaaacaaggtaTATGAAGTAGAGGAGAGATGAAAAATGATGAATTATGTTAGTGTGCAATAATCAGGCTTCGGTGTAATTTTCTTTGTGTGGCAATAATTCATTTTAGTCTTTTTCATTGACAGTTTGGTGCtcagtttttgtagttttgtgtttgttcacCACCAGTGTGTTTCAAATCACAGAATCAACATGTGAGTAAAGTGCAGACTTTAATTCAAAGTGTTTAATACAAGTATTTCATTAACTTGGAATTACAGCTGTAATCCATTTTCAGAAGcttaaaagtaattggacagttAATAAAATTCTAGCTTCATGCTCAGGTGAGGCCTGTTGTGCTTCTAACAGCACATCTCTCACAGTGTCTTTACACATCCTTAGAATTAGAGGATGTGATGATGGCAACACCATGACAAGACAAAAAGGTTAATGtgatgctgttgtgtgtgtgactaaactaacagggaaaaaaaaggcaaaaggtCAGTGTTAAAGTGCAAACATGAAGACAGGCATGGGAAAACCCTGAAAAGAAATTAGAGGGCTGACTGGGCTGCTCAAAGCTCATGTCACATGTGACCCTGATAAATGCCAACATGTCAGCGTGGAAATTTTAAACTTCACAAGTTGCCTCCAAAGAAGTCTATCTGCACATTTAGTTACACGTGCTTTAAGATTTGGAAAATGTGTACTTTTCTTAAGATCCTTACAAAATAGTTTAAAGTCGAACGTATGTTAAAACCCTACATgttctcattttaaacatttaatacggtgtttttgttctgttaacAGGAGCTAAAATATTCTATTGTTCATCTTGCTAAACCTTCAGGCAAagaaacaataacctaaacaaTAAGTGGTGGTAGTGTCCTCACTAAGCTCCGTTCTTTTTCTCTGAATCCTGATCACTTTACAGCTATCCCTCACTGCCTGTTCAGAAGACACCACTGGCAAGTGTAATATATCTAAGCGCACGTAATAGTCAGATCATTCCTTAAAATAACTGACACATCAGGAACAAGCAAAGGGGCATGTCATACAAACCTCCCTCTACACCAAATCAGAGCTCAACATCAGACTCAACAGGTTTACCCCTGTTTCTctgaacagtacaaaactgtcaTTGAGGAAAAGTGGAAGAACAGACTGATTAATGTTGGGCTCTAAGTCACCTGTGTCTCTAAAGACTGTAACAGGAACTTTCTGACCCTGATCAGCTAGTGGCTCATTGGCTTCTGTTATGTAAGGACCATGTCCTCAAGAAGATCCCTCTGAAGTTAAGATGGGCAGAGACTGGGACaccaaaaaaaaattagaagTTGAGTCTGCACTGGTGTGACGTAAAAGACTACTTTCCCACCCATGGAAACTGCCTATCACCAACTAGCTCTTAGTCTTAACCCTAGGCTTCATGCGTTGTATTAGGTGCGTGTTAAACGTACTTGCCCTGGTTAAACTCCAGCCCTTGCGTCTCAGTTACACTTCCGTGTACGTAATACACAAAGGCGTAATCTTGTgatgaacaaaaaaagactaaaaacaaTCCAGCAGCACCTGGGTGGACTGTGTCACTAATGCCTACAGGGTGGGTAATCCAAAAAAGCACCAGGTTAAATAGCTTTACAACAGCCTAACCATGTAGTGTCATCACTAAACCTTTGTCTGTCTCAGCAATTCCACCAAGCATGGAAACGCTGATACTCAGCGAACAGGCCCGAGGACAAGTAACAGttattcttaaaaaaacaaacaaactaccaACTGGTGTTGAGGGCCCTCCTGTAACGTAATGCTAAGAAACTAAGGAGAAGGCCTCATTTTGTTACATGTGACTCCACCTTCAACAAAAGAGTAAGAGCCTGCAAGTATAATAAGCATtaactgttttatttagataagatgaacagaaaagtcagtaAATCAGTGCTgcgatggatgcatggatgagAAGAAAGTCAATGTCCATCAGTTCAGGAGCCTGCCTGCCACATGGAGGGGAGCAAAGAGGGAGGTCAGGTCAGTCTTTTATATCCTTGAGGCCACAATCAGCCCTTTGTGGCAACGAGCTGGGTTGTCTCAGCTCGACCCCACAAACCAAACCTGTATTAATGACGACCGATTATACACATTTCCAACACCATATTTCTATTCTTGGACTCCACTACAGTAGATTTtctgattcacagttcaaaataatccataTTTATCTTACACTAGACCTTTGATTCATCCACTCACCCTTCTCCCCCACATTTATgcattcttctgattggctgcccctcgtaAAGAAAAGATTTAAACTGCAAGTGGGTGGAGCCTTTGTTCACACACAGCCATCTGCCTGAGACGACCTTACAATCTTTCGATGATATCCCACTGACACAAGTAGAAAAAATTATCTGAAAGGGAGTGTTTAGAGTAGCTCAAGCCTGAGCTTTTGGTTCACAGGGAATACTTCTGCTTATGGTGAACTCAATCATCATTCACCTCATTTTCAGCTCAGGGGAAAGTATGGGGAGCGTTTCTGTGCATATAATTGAGACACTTTGGTTTCGTCACCATGCTTCGATTtcaaatttaattatatttgcagtttatgtggaaaataaacaattttaaaacaGTCGAATCTAAACTCAGACACGTCACATACACAATCTCAAAATTACAACATAGTTCTAAACAAATACAGGAGCACATGTCGGACTATTTATTTAGCTTTAGCATTTCCACACTTGTTTTCACTGTTGCGCCACGCAGAACTTCTTCCTGCATAGTATACAGAACGTCATTAACAGTAACAAGTTCACTTTTACGAGTTGTTTAATAGAGCAGGTTTCAGATGCACGCAGTTAGTGTACGCAATTTGCTTTTGTGACAGACGCATTTTCAGCttttagtgaaaaaaaaaagaacataattTTATACCTTTCACCACccttaacaaaaacattgccAACATAACAGTGCTCTTTATATGTAATACATGAGTTCAAAAGGTGCCGTGTCCTTCAGAAAGGGAAAACACAGATGTATATTTACAAAGCTAATATACACTAACTATGACATTCAAAGTCTCTCTTTGACCACAAACACTGGCAATGGAGTGCAGCAGTGGCAGCTAGCTTACAAACAGCTCACACCAATTTGGTTCAAAATGAGTCAAGGGCGAGTCAAACTCCTTTCAACAcattctctttttgttcttcacACTCCTTTGACCAGGACCACAGTTTGCCCGGGTTCAGGCTTCTGGGAAaggctgtctgtgtttttggtgTTGTCGGCTCGTGGGCGTCGCAGGTTCAGAAAGCTGAAGCGTGCTTCCAGGCTGAAGCTCTTCTTGGTGCTGGATGTCaagctgatgttgttgttgCCATTGCTGGTTGGAGCATTGTCTAGATTTCCCTCTGAACCTTCAGCCCGGTCACCTGAGGCAAAGGAGGAGGTGGTCAGTGAACAtgaaatgttttgttctttaacataatttttaaaaggcggcaattttttttttaaaccaacaaaGTGCTGATTAAATGTGTCCTTTTATAGAAAATATTGCTCTCTGTTGCAAAGCGTGTTAAAGtaagtttgttcattttaaaaccttttctcTAAGACAAATAACAGGAAAAATTTGACCGAAAGCTGGACAGATACAttaacaaatctccaaaatttTTATTAAGGGTCACTAAAGTTATGTGAATCATTTCCTCTCTGCAGGACGATATGCAGATGAATATTTTTTCTGCAGGTGAGGCACTCGCCTCGCTGTCACTTTGACTAATAGTCATGTTGGCTTGAGCAGGTGTGAGCCACGCAGGGAGGAGGAGACTGTGTGTTACCAACAATAGATTCTTAAATATCATCCATCACACTTCCATTTAACTTTCACTGCCTTCTGtgtgcaaatacacacaaatgGAGTCATCCATGAAACAAACCTTTCGTTGCCGTCTCTGAGTTTTTCCTTATCTgaatgatgtttgttttttttgtttttttaaatatatctacAGTGGAGTTAGGTTATCGACACTGGGTCAAATTAGCATTTTCTCCATTAACAGGCTCAGTTATCGCATATTACCATATCAATGACCACTTTTGAATTTTAAACGGGGAAATTGAAAGCTGGAGGGACCTTCTGATATCAGCAGGAGCTGATTTATGATGGTGCATCAGTGCATTATGGGTTTGCATCTTCAGTTTCTGCAAGCTTCATGGGGTTAAACCGGATTTTCTCTCTCATCACTCACCTCTCTCTATATCACATTCAGGTGATGAAGCGCCGCTGCACTCGCTGCGAGGCCCGAGCACCGGCGAGATTAGGCCGAAGTCAGACAGCGACACGGTGCTGGGAAGGTCAAGACTGCAGGGCCTGGACAGAGGAGCCGGGGAGGACgcggaggaggaggtggatggAGTGGGGGACggggaggcagaggaggaggacatgtaggaggaagacgaggaggagctGGCGAAGGGGCAGGGTGACAGCTCCTCTTGCGGGCTGCTGGGAGACGAACCCAGGCTGCAGGTGGAATGAGTCTCAGAGTCTTCAGACATGATGCCGCCTCCTCCGCACGGGTCTTCATCAAAACACACTGATGCCACTGTAGCAGAGGGAGGGGAATAGAAGAGTGGGAGGGAGGCAGAGGCACAAGAAGGcaattagcaaaaaaaaaaaaaaaaaaaaaaaaaaaaaaaaaaaaaatgagaaaaaggaaTGAAGAAGAGATGCCGGTGAAAGGACAGATGAAAGAAGGGCGAGATGAGAATAGGGAGGTTTTTATAAGATGGAAGGAAGAAAATGACAAGGGTAAAGGAGAAAGAGTTGTGGAACAGAGGGTGGAAAAATGGAAGGAGAATGATGATAAAGTCAGAAAAAGGTATGGAGGAATTATGACAAGGAAGGAAGAAGGGAAaggtggaggtgtgtgtgtgtgtgtgtgtgtgtgtgtgtgagagaacagATATAAATAGAAGTGAGAGGACTCATCTGTCACATCATATTCACACAAAGTGTTACATCTTCCTAACATAAATCAAATTACATGAATGCAAAATTAGTAAACTTTCATTTCAGCCACGCATCAGTGTCTCTCTGGACTGAACTGCTGTTACTATGGTAACACCATTAAAAGTACTGAAGAGTTAAAATTTATATTTCCTATGCCGCCTCCTAATATCTTGTTTTGTCCCATCATCGGTCTCAAACCCCCCCAAACTGCTTTTTGTCAAacaatttatgtaatttattACTGCAGCAGAACAGAGTGTGAGTTTGGCATCAAAGCTGCGAGCTTATCACCTTCTCAAAATATGTAACACATGAAATCGATGAGTCTATACATCTCCCTAGAGCGTACGGATAAAACTAGGGTGGTGGCAGGGTTATAATACCAGGCTGCGGCACTGACATTATCACACAGAGAGACGGGTGAGATTTCACAGCTCGAATAAACCTCCACATTGAGAGGCTGTGTTTAGTATATGACTCAGTGAAGCATTAGCTGCCTGCCCGACCTAGCTCCAGGTTTTACTTAATTCAGATTATAGCTGCCTAAGATTGAACAACCTAGCAAATAATAACATGCAACAATTAATTTGCTGTTGATTGACAACCTGTGAGGCCTATTTTAAGGGTTGGAATAACTTTCCATCCTTGCTCACATATGAAATTTGCTATTGTGCATTGCTTAGAGCTAACAGTTGGTCTCTAATGGCCAGTCTCCTGGCAATAGGAGGTTTACTGACTGCATAGGTAACTACACACAACTGGTAACCTTCTAATTCAGTTGTATAGACAACCCTCTGATATATTTACCAGCCCCTAATATGGCAATCAGCATCATTCTTCCCTCTAGTAGCTCATCTAAAAATTAAAGGTTTAACTGAAGACCTACAAATCACTAAATTTATTGACCTTCTGTGGTCTCACTGCATCACTGCTGGTCTCCTCTGTGTGGATGGATCTTTAGAGTAAGAGTTAGATTTTGCTAAATAGACAGTTATTGCATCCCACAGATACCCTCTGACAGAGCATGCTTATTAACACATAAGAGGTGTGATTTCCTTGTCTGCCATGTTTTCAAAGTTTCTCAGTTGTCTTTAACACTAAGTGCTGCTAAATGGCAACAAGACTGCAACAAAATCTCATTACAGCAATCGCTGACATTTAGAGAGGCACCAAAGTGAGCAGCTGATGCTGCACGGATCGACAGAGCAAAAACATGGAAACGTTTAACCTTTACTAATTAGCCTTTGAATCATCTGAAGTGTCCAGAGAATCATTTGAGTCGTGCTGAAGTGTGCAGAGACATGCAGTTCAACATTTGCAGTGAGTCCACATAACCAGCATCTTTGACAGACTCATGAGATGAAGTGAAGGACAAGAAGACTGTTTTTGTACTCACTGGACACTCCGTCAGAGTCCATCTTAAAGTTGGAGATGTCGTCCCCAGAAATGCTGCTCCCCTCTGCGCCAACGCCGCGTCCCCGGGGGCCCATGGCAGAGGTACGCCGTCGCTCATGGATCTCATCGGAAATCATCTCCAGGTTCTTGAGAGCTGTCTTGTATTCGCCTTTTGCCTGAAACAGCTTGACCTGCCTCTCATCCACAGTCTTCTTCAGGTTCTGGGGGAAAAATAAACAGGCGATTTTGGGTCAGTTTggagtgtttctctgtgctaAGGAAGGTCTGACAATTCAGATCTTTGATGCTCAGAGGTGGAAGCTTTGTATTCTGCTGTCGACTAGAATTAGAGCTGACTACAGCTGCTGTCCTCTCCAAaggagaaacacacaaacattttagaACCACCTCATGAaagtttaatatatttaaatgcaaaaatgtagttTCCTCCATGTCCTGCAGAAGACAAAAATCAACATTACTGATGCAGTGTCTCATGCTAATTAGATGGCATAAAACAAAGCATGATGCACTTTCTCTCTAACAATGCTAACAGCTGCGGTTTCTAATCAAGTTTGGGAATAAACAGCTTTAATCTGATTAAACCCTCAAGCACGGGTTGATCTACAttcaattaaaaagaagaaaaagtcacTGCAGTTTCTGGTCAAGCTGTTTAACCCTGTATTAGGATCTGACAGTGtctaaagaaacaataaaacagaacagaggTGGTAAGTGGTTTGTAAAAGCACAACAGTGGGTCACATACCTCTAGCTGCAGATAGTACTTCGCCTTCATCTCAAAGTAGGGCctgtgaaggaggaggaggagcagaggtCAGGACAGACAGAACGTGGGGGGAAAAACAGACTAACCTAGAAAAGACCGGTACCCACatcatcaccatggcaacccaGCAAAGGAAAGGGAGATAAAGGGGGCTGTGATGTTGGATGAGCGAACGATGCAAAATGGATTAACACCCTGCTGAGGCAACACACGGCAAGGCTGCAGCTGATAATTCAGTTA
The DNA window shown above is from Astatotilapia calliptera chromosome 11, fAstCal1.2, whole genome shotgun sequence and carries:
- the sh3bp5b gene encoding SH3 domain-binding protein 5b; this encodes MDHLEKEHRSDDEADYEDEEVDPRIQGELEKLNQSTVDINRCETELEDARQKFRSVLVEATVKLDELMKKIGKAIEESKPYWEARRLARQAQLEAQKATQDFQRATEVLQAAKETISLAEQRLLEEDSRQFDSAWQEMLNHATQRVMEAEHTKTKSELVHKETAAKYTAATGRMKQLEKKLKRTINKSKPYFEMKAKYYLQLENLKKTVDERQVKLFQAKGEYKTALKNLEMISDEIHERRRTSAMGPRGRGVGAEGSSISGDDISNFKMDSDGVSMASVCFDEDPCGGGGIMSEDSETHSTCSLGSSPSSPQEELSPCPFASSSSSSSYMSSSSASPSPTPSTSSSASSPAPLSRPCSLDLPSTVSLSDFGLISPVLGPRSECSGASSPECDIERGDRAEGSEGNLDNAPTSNGNNNISLTSSTKKSFSLEARFSFLNLRRPRADNTKNTDSLSQKPEPGQTVVLVKGV